Proteins encoded together in one Streptomyces sp. B1I3 window:
- the purL gene encoding phosphoribosylformylglycinamidine synthase subunit PurL: MSLDTVKHAAETPDTEQPWKELGLKEDEYARIREILGRRPTGAELAMYSVMWSEHCSYKSSKVHLKQFGEKVPANDAMLVGIGENAGVVDVGQGYAVTFKVESHNHPSYIEPYQGAATGVGGIVRDILAMGARPVAVVDPLRFGAADHPDTRRVLPGVVAGIGGYGNCLGLPNIGGEVVFDECYQGNPLVNAGCIGVMKHEDIHLAKASGPGNKVILYGARTGGDGIGGVSVLASETFESTGPAKRPAVQVGDPFQEKLLIECTLEIFKEKLVAGIQDLGGAGLSCATSELASAGSGGMRVELDTVPLRDSSLSPEEILMSESQERMCAIVEPDKVDRFLEICEKWDVIATVIGEVTEGSQLEIFWHGEQIVDVPPRSVAHEGPTYHRPFARPSWQDALQADDAGKLARPANGAELREQVLKLVASPNQASKSWITDQYDRFVQGNTVLAMPEDAGMVRIDEESNLGVAMATDGNGRYAKLDPYTGAQLALAESYRNVAASGAKPLAISDCLNFGSPEDPDVMWQFAEATRGLADGCLELGTPVTGGNVSLYNQTGETAIHPTPVVAVLGVIDDVTRRTPIAFAEEGQLLYLLGDTSEEFGGSAWSEVIHRHLGGMPPKVDLGREKLLGEILISASRDGMIDAAHDLSDGGLVQAVTESCLRGGKGARLVVPDGLDAFTFLFSESAGRAVVSVPRSEELRFNDMCGARGLPVTRIGVVDGEEIEVQGEFSIPLSELRTAHEGTLKGLFA, encoded by the coding sequence ATGAGCCTGGACACGGTCAAGCACGCGGCCGAAACCCCGGACACCGAGCAGCCATGGAAGGAGCTCGGCCTCAAGGAGGACGAGTACGCCCGGATCCGCGAGATCCTGGGCCGCCGTCCCACCGGCGCCGAGCTCGCCATGTACTCCGTGATGTGGTCCGAGCACTGCTCGTACAAGAGCAGCAAGGTCCACCTCAAGCAGTTCGGCGAGAAGGTCCCCGCCAACGACGCGATGCTCGTCGGCATCGGCGAGAACGCCGGTGTGGTCGACGTCGGCCAGGGGTACGCGGTCACCTTCAAGGTCGAGTCGCACAACCACCCCTCGTACATCGAGCCCTACCAGGGCGCGGCCACCGGCGTCGGCGGCATCGTCCGCGACATCCTCGCCATGGGCGCCCGGCCGGTCGCGGTCGTCGACCCGCTGCGCTTCGGTGCGGCGGACCACCCCGACACCCGGCGCGTGCTGCCCGGCGTGGTCGCGGGCATCGGTGGATACGGCAACTGCCTGGGCCTGCCGAACATCGGCGGCGAGGTCGTCTTCGACGAGTGCTACCAGGGCAACCCGCTCGTCAACGCGGGCTGCATCGGTGTGATGAAGCACGAGGACATCCACCTGGCCAAGGCCTCCGGCCCCGGCAACAAGGTCATCCTGTACGGCGCCCGTACCGGCGGCGACGGCATCGGCGGAGTCTCCGTCCTGGCGTCCGAGACCTTCGAGTCGACCGGCCCGGCCAAGCGGCCCGCCGTCCAGGTCGGAGACCCGTTCCAGGAGAAGCTCCTCATCGAGTGCACCCTGGAGATCTTCAAGGAGAAGCTCGTCGCGGGCATCCAGGACCTCGGCGGCGCCGGGCTCTCCTGCGCCACGAGCGAGCTGGCCTCCGCCGGCTCCGGCGGGATGCGCGTCGAGCTGGACACCGTGCCGCTGCGCGACTCCTCGCTCTCGCCCGAGGAGATCCTCATGAGCGAGTCGCAGGAGCGCATGTGCGCGATCGTCGAGCCGGACAAGGTCGACCGCTTCCTGGAGATCTGCGAGAAGTGGGACGTCATCGCCACCGTCATCGGTGAGGTGACCGAGGGCTCGCAGCTGGAGATCTTCTGGCACGGCGAGCAGATCGTCGACGTACCGCCGCGGTCCGTCGCCCATGAGGGCCCGACGTACCACCGCCCGTTCGCCCGCCCCTCCTGGCAGGACGCGCTGCAGGCCGACGACGCCGGCAAGCTGGCCCGCCCGGCGAACGGCGCCGAGCTGCGTGAGCAGGTCCTCAAGCTGGTCGCCTCCCCGAACCAGGCGTCCAAGTCCTGGATCACCGACCAGTACGACCGCTTCGTGCAGGGCAACACCGTGCTCGCGATGCCCGAGGACGCCGGCATGGTCCGGATCGACGAGGAGTCGAATCTGGGCGTCGCCATGGCGACCGACGGCAACGGCCGCTACGCGAAGCTCGACCCGTACACGGGGGCGCAGCTGGCGCTCGCCGAGTCCTACCGCAACGTCGCCGCGTCCGGTGCCAAGCCGCTCGCCATCTCGGACTGCCTGAACTTCGGTTCGCCCGAGGACCCGGACGTCATGTGGCAGTTCGCCGAGGCCACCCGCGGTCTCGCGGACGGCTGTCTGGAGCTGGGCACCCCGGTCACCGGCGGCAACGTCTCCCTGTACAACCAGACCGGTGAGACGGCGATCCACCCGACGCCGGTCGTGGCCGTCCTCGGTGTGATCGACGACGTCACCCGCCGTACGCCGATCGCCTTCGCGGAGGAGGGCCAGCTCCTCTACCTGCTGGGCGACACGAGCGAGGAGTTCGGCGGCTCGGCGTGGTCCGAGGTGATCCACCGGCACCTCGGCGGGATGCCGCCCAAGGTCGACCTCGGCCGCGAGAAGCTGCTCGGCGAGATCCTGATCTCGGCCTCGCGCGACGGCATGATCGACGCGGCGCACGACCTCTCCGACGGCGGTCTGGTCCAGGCGGTCACCGAGTCCTGCCTGCGGGGCGGGAAGGGTGCCCGGCTGGTCGTGCCGGACGGTCTCGACGCGTTCACCTTCCTCTTCTCGGAGTCTGCGGGGCGCGCGGTCGTCTCGGTCCCCCGCAGCGAGGAGCTCCGCTTCAACGACATGTGCGGGGCGCGCGGTCTGCCCGTCACCCGGATCGGTGTCGTGGACGGCGAGGAGATCGAGGTCCAGGGCGAGTTCAGCATTCCGCTGAGCGAGCTGCGCACGGCGCACGAGGGGACCCTGAAGGGTCTGTTCGCCTAG